One part of the Humulus lupulus chromosome 9, drHumLupu1.1, whole genome shotgun sequence genome encodes these proteins:
- the LOC133802418 gene encoding uncharacterized protein LOC133802418, protein MPSPKSKGFYYLQKANSEVPLIEGSVSNPGSWKRDIFFVKGPLSPHEDFHASPKQFAVPLVVGSEADAVMGLINADPALKKAAFLFTVENLNLHKLSPVSDPKLLWTIPGSKKMKAMSVEPCPDEGEAEDEPEEAPLERGGPHQLPPSPGGCPPYASYDQDIASQYQDQHAILGCFVCPDPEGYDAFTQAPLDPGPSGAYFANFPAPPSDLLGPHFSTFSAPPPVSASGSSVLTQPGAPGLDGAPWVNRMSSTYGRWFTQIASDLPEPDWNSLGSFALSDLGETLRRTTTWAHIVAQRFANSANNLSASSAERDRLTTRVGELEDTQTELKRVRSKLSVSTKRKLKAVAKATTLQDKVNSLESELQGTKAIAAASQERVTYLEAKLKAARAELEAARAELEAVRANVATSQERIASLEAAQTAIEYRSIDHVLYGVWRQDPNFDFSSFDEHVVAQAAVWSARGRRP, encoded by the exons atgccctctcccaagtccaagggcttttactatttgcaaaaggccaatagcgaggtccctttgatagagggctcagtgtccaatccggggtcctggaagcGGGACATTTTCTTCGTAAAGGGCCCTCTTTCTCCCCATGAGGACTTCCACGCCTCCCCCA agcaatttgccGTTCCCTTGGtcgttgggtcggaggcggacgCCGTGATGGGCCTCATTAATGCTGACCCCGCCCTGAAAAAGGCGGCGTTCTTATTCACCGTGGAGAATCTAAACCTCCACAAACTGTCCCCAGTCTCTgaccccaagttgctgtggaccattcccgggtccaagaagatgaaggcgATGTCGGTcgagccttgcccagatgaaggtgaggctgaggatgagccggaggaagccccccttgaacgtgggggacctcaccagctgcccccgtctcctgggggatgccctccttaTGCCTCTTATGACCAGGACATAGCCTCCCAATATCAAGACCAGCATGCCATACTGGGGTGTTTTGtttgccctgaccctgagggctatgatgctttcactcaggctcctctcgaccctggtccatcgggggcttactttgccAATTTTCCAGCACCCCCCTCTGATCTACTtgggcctcacttttccactttttctgcgccccctcccgtttcagcgagcgggtcatctgtccttactcagccaggtgcccctggccTGGATGGGGCGCCCTGGGTGAATCGTATGTCATCCACTTACGGGCGGTGGTTCACCCAAATCGCCTCGGACCTCCCTGAGCCTGACTGGAAcagtcttgggagttttgctctGTCAGACCTTGGGGAAACTTTAAGGCGCACCactacttgg gcccatattgtggctcagcggtttgccaACTCGGCTAACAATCTCTCCGCGTCAAGtgctgagagggaccgtctcaCGACCCGAGTCGGGGAGCTTGAGGACACCCAGACTGAACTAAAAAGGGTTCGGTCCAAACTTTCTGTCTCGACaaaaaggaagctgaaggcggttgccaaaGCCACGACGCTGCAAGACAAGGTCAACAGCCTAGAGAGCGAACTCCAGGGGACCAAGGCTATCGCGGCTGCGTCACAGGAGAGAGTCACTTATTTAGAGGCCAAACTCAAGGCTGCTAGGGCCGAACTTGAGGCTGCTAGGGCCGAACTCGAGGCTGTTAGGGCCAATGTAGCCACATCGCAGGAGAGAattgcttccttagaggcggctCAGACAGCTATCGAGTATAGGTCCATAGACCACGTCCTTTACGGTGTGTGGAGGCAGGACcccaactttgatttttcttcctTCGACGAGCACGTCGTTGCTCAAGCGGCCGTGTGGAGCGCCCGTGGTAGGAGGCCCTGA
- the LOC133802419 gene encoding uncharacterized protein LOC133802419 → MGRMLLVNRHEQRYPNPPRNSPGYVSYLLLCLFAVHMQDPWGGEIPIEDDLLAQLLEGEENPSTLILDIPFSRLSPNTSPVPTQRMARTKTKAQKRKIPNSSCQPTADAPSTSGRGENIPDTNVQRHARPRHAAQPNVEWHVVPQSRVTIRMIANYLNKYKLTGVTLVRPSLDQRANLPGRAYSAWSRFHIEAGDTLPLHSFFQGLANYFGVAPFQITPNGYRMLAALYILYKLKKWPEPTPHEVNFLFDVKFNPNQEGTGFFHFFHQETGRTFLADTTHISNVGRYHQEYFLTPDLAVDNLAFTRGGKNSYVTSFFA, encoded by the coding sequence atgggtaggatgttgctggtcaatagacacgagcaacgttatcccaatcccCCACGTAACTCCCCaggctatgtgtcttatctcctcctttgtctgtttgcagttcatatgcaagacccttggggaggagaaatacccattgaagatgacctcctagctcagcttcttgaaggcgaagaaaacccCTCTACTCTGATACTAGATATCCCTTTCTCTCGCCTTAGCCCAAACACTTCTCCAGTTCCAACCCaaagaatggctcgaacaaaaactaaagctcaaaaaaggaaaatccCAAACTCCTCATgccagcctactgctgatgccccatcgaccagtggtcgaggcgaaAATATTCCTGACACCAATGTAcaaaggcatgcccgtcctcgacacgctgctcagccgaatgtcgagtggcatgttgttccccagagtagagtgacgatcaggatgatcgccaactacttaaataagtataaactgacaggggtgaccctggttAGACCTTCCCttgaccagagggctaacctgcCAGGCagggcctacagcgcctggtcgcggtttcacattgaggcaggtgacactttgcctcttcactcattctttcaggggttggcaaattactttggagttgccccctttcaaattacccccaatggatatagaatgctggccgcactctatatcctttacaaactcaaaaaatggccagagcccactccccacgaggtcaactttctttttGACGTTAAGTtcaaccctaaccaagaaggtacagggtttttccattttttccatcaagaaaccgggcgcactttcctggctgatactactcacatctccaatgtggggaggtatcaccaggaatacttccttactcccGACTTAGCTGtagacaacttggccttcacccgaggaggtaaaaattcttacgtCACTAGCTTTTTTGCTTAG